The DNA segment GCCTAAAAATTCCTCTTAAATCAACAGAAATATTTGATTAAATTATCCGGATATTTTATTTGCCTATGAAATATCTTATCTACAGAAAAATCCGATACTATGGGATGAATAAATCTGTGAGACCCAGAATACTTCTGACAAACGATGACGGAGTTACTTCCGAAGGGCTATGGGCGGCATATGAGGCGCTTTCGGAGTTTGCGGACGTGACTGTTGTAGCGCCGTCATCGCAGCAGAGTGCAGTGGGGAGGTCTATATCCATATTCGAGCCGATAAGGGCAACAAAAATTGCAATCAACGGGAACGAGGCATATTCTGTCGGGGGAAAACCGACTGATTCCGTAATAATTGGTCTTTACGCGCTTAAAATAAATCCTGACCTTGTCGTATCCGGGATAAACATCGGCGAAAACCTCTCCTTTGAATCGGTGATGACCTCGGGGACAATCGGTGCGGCGCTTGAAGCAGCCAATCATGGTTTTCCTTCCGTAGCTTTTTCACTTCAGGTTGAAGACCAGGGCGATAAGTTTGACGATCCCAAATTTTCAGGGCTTGATTTTGAAGACGCCAGAAAAGTTACGTCTGAAGTATGCAGAAAACTGCTTGAATCCGGTTTTCCAAAAAAATGCGATGTAATAAACGTAAATATTCCCAAGAAATCGTCAGGTGTTTACGAGGTTACGCATCTTGCCGACAGGCTGTTTGAAACGGGTGTCGAAAAAAGGCTTGACCCTAGGGGAAGACCTTACTTCTGGATAAACGGGCCGATATTTGACAAGGCTGATGCGGGAACGGACGTCTGTTCTATCTCTAAGGGCAACATTTCCGTAACAC comes from the Methanomicrobium sp. W14 genome and includes:
- the surE gene encoding 5'/3'-nucleotidase SurE; the encoded protein is MRPRILLTNDDGVTSEGLWAAYEALSEFADVTVVAPSSQQSAVGRSISIFEPIRATKIAINGNEAYSVGGKPTDSVIIGLYALKINPDLVVSGINIGENLSFESVMTSGTIGAALEAANHGFPSVAFSLQVEDQGDKFDDPKFSGLDFEDARKVTSEVCRKLLESGFPKKCDVINVNIPKKSSGVYEVTHLADRLFETGVEKRLDPRGRPYFWINGPIFDKADAGTDVCSISKGNISVTPITLDSTAYSGMDEVKNIFNI